A genome region from Mesorhizobium sp. B2-1-8 includes the following:
- a CDS encoding MmoB/DmpM family protein, translating into MSLSARDATHSNIFKEMKDITFEQTISHQCGVTMNDSVEARAIAEFMGKKPGVTITYQPALIRIDGDGKLIFKMDAIGEYLGREISAETFEVNTSTHYGRMVRVDDNTVILFGNMDEMFEYIE; encoded by the coding sequence ATGTCACTATCAGCACGCGATGCCACGCACTCCAACATCTTCAAGGAGATGAAGGACATCACCTTCGAACAGACGATTTCGCACCAGTGCGGCGTCACCATGAACGACTCCGTCGAAGCCAGGGCCATCGCCGAATTCATGGGCAAGAAGCCTGGGGTGACGATCACCTACCAGCCGGCGCTGATCCGCATCGACGGTGACGGCAAGCTGATCTTCAAGATGGACGCCATCGGTGAATACCTCGGCCGCGAGATTTCAGCCGAGACCTTCGAGGTCAACACCTCCACCCACTACGGCCGCATGGTTCGTGTCGACGATAACACGGTGATCCTGTTCGGCAACATGGACGAGATGTTCGAATACATCGAGTAG
- a CDS encoding WD40 repeat domain-containing protein, with translation MNQQTMQNLTLFDLLARSWRRPSAIADLCFSADGSTVAFTSVDGTLALAAIADQEPPESRIRVSGDLGQTTIRPREKPPVPLIASAGFGDGDAPLAVYLDSSFLVGTATGKAVHLTADGEVAETQIKIEGPIVAIDHSAPTAMTAVSDGRDVFLSSNLGDVTKLESGATSSTDTLAFSPGGRRLACGLGNGLSIWAVEGPASLIRDFAFPARPTSILWSGDGTWLASGLETGGFALINIADGLNGVIAGFPSPVRTLCWSQPANALLASGAFRIAGWSMTAPPLDGESAGALETGRAGLVLVETVAAHPEKKLVAAGYANGRITVAQIGGRDELLVRPLGSGVTALAWSGDGRHLAAGMVDGTAAIITFPAQMFK, from the coding sequence GTGAACCAGCAGACGATGCAAAACCTGACCTTGTTCGACCTGCTGGCACGCAGTTGGCGGCGCCCGTCGGCGATCGCCGATCTGTGCTTCAGCGCCGATGGTTCGACCGTTGCTTTCACATCCGTGGACGGAACGCTCGCCCTGGCCGCGATCGCCGACCAGGAACCGCCGGAGTCGCGCATCAGGGTAAGCGGCGATCTCGGCCAGACGACGATCCGCCCGCGCGAGAAGCCGCCGGTGCCGTTGATCGCCTCGGCGGGGTTTGGCGATGGCGATGCCCCCCTCGCCGTCTATCTGGATTCCAGCTTTCTCGTCGGAACGGCGACCGGCAAGGCAGTGCATCTGACGGCTGACGGCGAAGTTGCGGAGACACAGATCAAGATCGAAGGGCCGATAGTCGCGATCGACCATAGTGCCCCGACAGCGATGACGGCGGTCAGCGACGGGCGCGATGTCTTCCTCTCCAGCAACCTCGGCGATGTGACGAAGCTGGAAAGCGGTGCGACATCATCGACGGACACACTGGCCTTCTCCCCCGGCGGACGCCGCCTCGCCTGTGGCTTGGGCAATGGGCTGTCGATCTGGGCAGTCGAAGGGCCTGCCAGCCTGATACGAGACTTTGCCTTTCCGGCGCGCCCGACATCGATCCTTTGGAGCGGCGATGGCACATGGTTGGCCAGTGGGCTCGAAACCGGCGGCTTTGCCCTGATCAACATCGCCGATGGTCTTAACGGCGTCATCGCGGGATTCCCCTCGCCGGTCCGAACCCTGTGCTGGAGCCAGCCGGCGAACGCGCTGCTTGCCTCCGGTGCGTTCCGGATCGCCGGTTGGTCGATGACCGCGCCGCCGCTTGACGGCGAAAGCGCCGGAGCACTGGAGACCGGTCGCGCGGGTCTCGTGCTAGTCGAAACGGTGGCGGCGCATCCGGAAAAGAAACTCGTCGCGGCGGGCTACGCCAACGGCCGGATCACCGTCGCCCAGATCGGCGGGCGCGACGAGCTTCTCGTCCGGCCCTTGGGCAGTGGGGTAACCGCGCTTGCCTGGTCCGGCGACGGACGGCATCTGGCTGCGGGCATGGTCGACGGCACTGCGGCGATCATCACCTTTCCGGCGCAGATGTTCAAATAG
- a CDS encoding amidohydrolase family protein, with product MFRTPEGKDIFVVDGHTHFWDGSPENQKNIHGKQFIECFYAYHTGLSPKDQLWEKSKFEKYSADDLYRDLFIDGPDDVAIVQSTYLKDFYKNGFNTIERNAEVAKRYPERFIVNGAFDPRDGEKALEYIHFLKETYNVKGVKMYTAEWNGASKGWKLTDPDAYKCFELCDKLGIRNIHVHKGPTIIPLSKDAFDVHDVDYAATDFQGLNWIIEHCGLPRLDDFCWIATQETNVYGGLAVALPFIHSRPRYFGEVIAELLFWIGPEKILFGSDYAIWTPRWLVEKFWAYQIPEDIAAERGVQLTDEIKEKILGLNAARLYNIDVEAKKKALAGSPFSIAAE from the coding sequence ATGTTTAGAACACCGGAAGGCAAGGATATTTTCGTGGTCGACGGTCACACCCATTTCTGGGACGGCAGCCCCGAGAACCAGAAGAACATCCACGGCAAGCAGTTCATCGAGTGCTTCTATGCCTATCACACCGGCCTGAGCCCCAAAGACCAGTTGTGGGAGAAGTCGAAGTTCGAGAAATACAGTGCCGACGACCTCTATCGCGACCTGTTCATCGACGGTCCCGATGATGTGGCGATCGTCCAGTCGACCTATCTCAAGGACTTCTACAAGAACGGCTTCAACACGATCGAGCGCAACGCCGAGGTGGCCAAGCGCTATCCCGAGCGTTTCATCGTCAATGGCGCCTTCGATCCGCGCGACGGTGAGAAGGCGCTTGAGTACATCCACTTCCTCAAGGAGACCTACAACGTCAAGGGCGTGAAAATGTACACGGCCGAATGGAACGGCGCCTCCAAAGGCTGGAAGCTCACCGATCCCGATGCCTACAAATGCTTCGAACTCTGCGACAAGCTCGGCATCAGGAACATCCACGTCCACAAGGGTCCGACCATCATCCCGCTCAGCAAGGACGCCTTCGACGTCCATGACGTTGACTATGCGGCGACGGATTTCCAGGGTCTCAACTGGATCATCGAGCATTGCGGCCTGCCGCGCCTCGACGATTTCTGCTGGATCGCAACGCAGGAAACCAACGTCTATGGCGGACTGGCGGTGGCGCTGCCCTTCATCCATTCCCGCCCGCGCTATTTCGGCGAGGTGATTGCCGAACTGCTGTTCTGGATTGGGCCGGAGAAAATCCTGTTCGGTTCCGACTACGCGATTTGGACGCCGCGTTGGCTTGTCGAGAAATTCTGGGCCTATCAGATCCCTGAGGACATCGCCGCGGAACGTGGTGTGCAGCTGACCGACGAGATCAAGGAGAAGATCCTCGGCCTCAACGCAGCGCGCCTCTACAACATCGACGTCGAAGCCAAGAAGAAGGCGCTAGCCGGCTCGCCCTTCAGCATCGCGGCGGAGTAG
- a CDS encoding NADH:ubiquinone reductase (Na(+)-transporting) subunit F, whose product MSETHTVRLSPVGVDFEVEHGETVLNAAFRQGIALPHGCKEGQCSACKSVLLDGEADMLKYSTFALNDMEKESGHVLLCRCIAYSDLEVELLNYDEEILAKAIAVKTFKGRIALIEHLTHDIRGIEIELGSPIKFWAGQYVDITVTTQKGETITRSFSMANTPDQTEKLCFIIKKYPEGKFSGELDSGGIKVGAEVTVVGPYGTCFRREERQGPLILVGAGSGMSPIWSILNDHLKSGEKRPVYFFYGARTRNDLFYLDRIAQLVGNHSDVTFIPVLSHANDDAEWQGERGFVHQSVDAKLKRLAVDGQGDVHACGPPPMIDALQPVLFMNGFEAERIFFDKFTTSAGATPAH is encoded by the coding sequence ATGTCGGAAACCCACACGGTCAGGCTCAGCCCGGTCGGCGTCGATTTTGAGGTCGAGCATGGCGAGACGGTGCTCAACGCCGCGTTCCGCCAGGGCATCGCCCTGCCGCACGGTTGCAAGGAAGGGCAATGCTCGGCCTGCAAAAGCGTGTTGCTTGATGGCGAAGCTGACATGCTGAAATACTCGACCTTCGCACTGAACGACATGGAGAAGGAGAGCGGCCACGTCCTTTTGTGCCGCTGCATCGCCTACTCCGATCTGGAAGTCGAGCTTCTCAACTACGACGAGGAGATTCTGGCGAAAGCCATCGCCGTAAAGACGTTCAAGGGCCGGATTGCTCTGATCGAGCATCTGACCCACGACATTCGCGGCATCGAGATCGAACTCGGCTCGCCGATAAAGTTCTGGGCGGGGCAATATGTCGACATCACGGTTACCACGCAAAAAGGGGAGACGATTACGCGCTCGTTCTCCATGGCAAATACGCCGGACCAAACCGAAAAACTCTGCTTCATCATCAAAAAATACCCTGAGGGAAAATTCTCCGGAGAACTCGATTCCGGAGGCATCAAGGTCGGAGCCGAGGTCACCGTCGTCGGACCCTATGGAACCTGTTTCCGTCGGGAAGAACGGCAAGGACCCCTGATCCTGGTCGGCGCCGGCTCGGGCATGTCGCCGATCTGGTCGATCCTCAACGACCACCTGAAGAGCGGCGAGAAACGTCCGGTCTATTTCTTCTACGGCGCCCGCACCCGCAACGATCTGTTTTATCTCGACAGGATCGCCCAGCTGGTCGGCAATCATTCCGACGTCACCTTCATTCCCGTGCTGTCGCACGCGAACGACGACGCCGAATGGCAAGGCGAGCGTGGCTTCGTGCACCAGAGTGTCGACGCCAAACTCAAGCGACTGGCGGTCGACGGGCAGGGCGATGTCCATGCCTGCGGCCCGCCGCCGATGATCGATGCGCTGCAGCCGGTCCTGTTCATGAACGGGTTCGAAGCGGAGCGGATCTTCTTCGACAAGTTCACCACATCGGCAGGTGCAACGCCGGCCCATTGA
- a CDS encoding aromatic/alkene/methane monooxygenase hydroxylase/oxygenase subunit alpha, which translates to MTMTSLTLNKITSQRGISVGEATKKIADLGWNPSYVQEAMTFPTDYKINKTPRDPMKQVLRSYFPMQEEKDNRVYGALDAALRGDMFRNVEPRWVEWMKLFLAIIPFPEISAARSMAMVARIAPGEELRTGFTMQMIDEFRHSTIQMNLKKWYMENYIDPAGFDITEEAFGKCYATTIGRQFAEGFITGDTMTAACMYLTVVAETAFTNTLFVAMPSEAARNGDYALPTVFLSVQSDESRHIGNGHSLLMAALKEPENHLLLERDLRYAFWQNHAIVDAAIGTFIEYGTTNRDKNKESYAEMWHRWIYEDYYRTYMLPLEKYGIKVHHDDVQAAWERITKKNYVHKVGQFFAVGWPVNFWRIEAQTDKDFEWFEHKYPGWYAEFGDFWKWYAKLSHKGEKVLLFNSDVGYVYPHRCWSCLVPCLIREDMVVGEIDGQLHTFAHELDKWTATVAFADEYQGRPTPAMGRFSGKREWETLYDGWDLADAIKDLNFVRSDGKTLVPQPHMRFDDKEMWTLDDVRGNKLGSPLNALRGMSPADREKHLAEYRAGFTINPCN; encoded by the coding sequence ATGACGATGACGTCTCTGACGCTCAACAAGATCACCTCGCAACGCGGCATCTCCGTGGGCGAAGCAACCAAGAAGATCGCCGACCTCGGCTGGAATCCTTCCTACGTCCAGGAAGCGATGACGTTTCCGACCGACTACAAGATCAACAAGACGCCGCGCGACCCGATGAAGCAGGTCCTGCGGTCCTATTTCCCAATGCAGGAAGAGAAGGACAACCGTGTCTATGGCGCGCTGGACGCGGCGCTACGCGGCGACATGTTCCGCAATGTGGAACCGCGCTGGGTCGAATGGATGAAACTCTTCCTGGCCATCATTCCCTTCCCGGAAATCTCCGCCGCGCGCTCGATGGCGATGGTCGCCCGCATCGCGCCCGGCGAGGAACTCAGAACCGGCTTCACGATGCAGATGATCGACGAGTTCCGTCACTCGACGATCCAGATGAACCTGAAGAAATGGTACATGGAGAACTACATCGATCCGGCCGGCTTCGACATCACCGAGGAAGCCTTCGGGAAATGCTACGCCACCACCATCGGTCGCCAGTTCGCCGAAGGCTTTATCACCGGCGATACCATGACCGCCGCCTGCATGTATCTGACCGTGGTGGCCGAAACCGCCTTCACCAACACGCTGTTTGTAGCCATGCCTTCGGAAGCCGCCCGCAATGGCGACTACGCACTGCCGACAGTTTTCCTGTCGGTGCAGTCGGATGAGAGCCGGCATATCGGCAATGGCCACTCGCTGCTCATGGCGGCGCTCAAGGAGCCGGAGAACCACCTGCTGCTCGAGCGCGATCTGCGTTACGCCTTCTGGCAGAACCACGCTATCGTCGATGCGGCCATCGGCACCTTCATCGAATACGGCACCACCAACCGCGATAAGAACAAGGAGTCCTACGCGGAAATGTGGCACCGCTGGATCTATGAGGACTACTATCGCACCTACATGCTGCCGCTCGAGAAATACGGCATCAAGGTCCATCACGACGACGTCCAGGCGGCCTGGGAACGCATCACCAAGAAGAACTACGTCCACAAGGTCGGGCAGTTCTTCGCGGTCGGCTGGCCGGTCAACTTCTGGCGCATCGAAGCCCAGACTGACAAGGACTTCGAGTGGTTCGAGCACAAGTATCCGGGCTGGTACGCCGAGTTCGGCGATTTCTGGAAGTGGTACGCCAAGCTCAGCCACAAGGGCGAGAAGGTGCTGCTGTTCAACAGCGACGTCGGCTACGTCTATCCGCACCGCTGCTGGTCCTGCCTCGTGCCTTGCCTGATCCGCGAGGACATGGTGGTAGGCGAGATCGACGGCCAGTTGCACACCTTCGCCCACGAACTCGACAAGTGGACCGCGACGGTGGCCTTCGCCGACGAGTATCAGGGCCGTCCGACGCCCGCCATGGGCCGCTTCAGCGGCAAGCGCGAGTGGGAGACGCTCTATGACGGCTGGGATCTGGCTGATGCGATCAAGGACCTGAACTTCGTCCGTTCGGACGGCAAGACGCTGGTTCCGCAGCCGCATATGCGCTTCGACGACAAGGAAATGTGGACCCTCGACGACGTGCGCGGCAACAAGCTCGGATCGCCGCTGAACGCGCTGCGTGGCATGTCGCCAGCGGACCGCGAGAAGCACCTGGCGGAATACCGGGCCGGCTTCACCATCAATCCCTGCAACTGA
- a CDS encoding aldose 1-epimerase — translation MSSRILIESDRLNVRISPLGGAIVEGHTVEGMPFLRPYKGNAKFDVADGACFPPVPLGNRVENNAFSFGGRTFAFARNADDPLYIHGDGWLGAWAVEECRADHVELAFDKQQSAVSPYAYHVRQSFRLLGARLELLMSVTNTGGVTLPFGLGFHPFFPRTPLTTLLARAQAWWTEGDGHLPASRGAIAEDVDFSTARPLPDSWLNNCCESWNGVARIVWPERRLGVHIKADSALDRYMLDAPDQDKSYFCFEPMSHTPNALRHVDADTMGLKLLAPGETLSAGFTMTIFDWSDDNG, via the coding sequence GTGTCGTCCCGGATTCTCATAGAGAGCGATCGGCTGAACGTCCGGATCAGCCCACTTGGGGGTGCGATCGTTGAGGGCCATACGGTAGAAGGCATGCCGTTCCTTCGCCCCTACAAGGGCAACGCCAAGTTCGATGTGGCCGATGGCGCGTGCTTTCCGCCGGTGCCGCTCGGCAATCGCGTCGAGAACAATGCGTTCTCCTTCGGCGGTCGAACGTTTGCGTTCGCGCGCAATGCCGATGATCCGCTGTATATTCATGGCGATGGCTGGCTTGGCGCCTGGGCAGTGGAGGAATGCCGGGCCGATCACGTTGAACTGGCCTTCGACAAACAGCAGAGCGCGGTCTCGCCGTATGCCTATCATGTGCGACAGTCGTTCAGGCTCTTGGGTGCCCGACTGGAGTTACTGATGTCCGTCACGAACACTGGCGGCGTCACACTGCCGTTCGGCCTCGGCTTTCATCCCTTCTTTCCGCGCACGCCTTTGACGACCCTGCTTGCCCGGGCCCAGGCGTGGTGGACGGAGGGCGATGGGCATCTTCCGGCCTCCAGGGGCGCCATTGCTGAAGATGTCGACTTCTCCACGGCGCGCCCATTGCCAGACAGCTGGCTGAACAATTGCTGCGAAAGCTGGAATGGCGTCGCGCGCATCGTCTGGCCGGAGCGGCGGCTCGGGGTGCACATCAAGGCGGACAGTGCGCTCGACCGCTACATGCTCGACGCGCCAGACCAGGACAAGAGCTACTTCTGTTTCGAGCCGATGAGCCACACGCCGAATGCGCTGAGGCATGTCGATGCTGACACGATGGGGCTCAAGTTGTTGGCGCCCGGCGAAACGCTGAGCGCCGGATTCACAATGACCATCTTCGATTGGAGTGACGACAATGGCTGA
- a CDS encoding iron-sulfur cluster assembly protein, protein MATASVSGSRENELWRCLGEVNDPELDEPITEMGFVERAEVTSDGSVEIDFRLPTYWCSPNFAFLMLDGVRKTLDQLSWSPAYRVKLHDHMFAEEVNRGMEAGKTFSDIFAELAEDRDLGALRETFRMKAFKRRQEAVLRGLKAHGLTDREIVGMELPAYDVARFEPGAAAKQKPRYRAALLERFPDRRADDPVFVTWEGQGIPAGALGAHLAELRGVRINMEFNGALCRGLKQTRYKELDVVDGEPTLVDFIMDRVPARAAPTA, encoded by the coding sequence ATGGCAACCGCCAGCGTTTCCGGCAGCCGAGAGAACGAACTCTGGCGGTGCCTTGGTGAGGTCAACGACCCCGAGCTCGACGAACCGATTACCGAGATGGGCTTCGTCGAGCGGGCCGAGGTGACGAGCGATGGCAGCGTGGAGATAGATTTCCGCCTGCCGACCTATTGGTGTTCGCCCAACTTTGCCTTCCTCATGCTGGACGGCGTGCGCAAGACGCTCGACCAGCTCTCCTGGTCGCCGGCCTATCGCGTCAAGCTGCACGATCACATGTTCGCGGAAGAGGTCAATCGCGGCATGGAAGCCGGCAAGACATTCAGCGACATATTCGCCGAACTTGCCGAGGATCGGGATCTCGGGGCCTTGCGCGAAACCTTCAGGATGAAGGCATTCAAGCGGCGCCAGGAGGCGGTCTTGCGCGGCCTCAAGGCGCACGGTCTGACGGATCGGGAAATTGTCGGCATGGAGCTGCCGGCATATGACGTCGCTCGGTTCGAACCGGGCGCGGCGGCCAAACAGAAACCGAGATACAGGGCGGCTCTGCTCGAGCGTTTTCCCGACCGCAGGGCGGACGATCCCGTCTTCGTGACATGGGAAGGGCAAGGCATACCGGCCGGCGCACTCGGCGCCCACCTCGCCGAACTGCGCGGTGTACGCATCAACATGGAGTTCAACGGCGCGCTGTGCCGGGGGCTCAAACAAACAAGATACAAGGAACTGGATGTGGTCGACGGCGAACCAACGCTGGTCGATTTCATCATGGATCGCGTGCCGGCAAGAGCCGCGCCGACCGCATGA
- a CDS encoding SDR family oxidoreductase, which yields MAERLSGKRIFLTGAAQGIGLAIAEACLAEGAKLFLVDQDGALLDETVAGLAGPQGRVGHIAADISDGAAIAAAVRHAAVEIGPINALINNAGMNVFSTPLDATEAEWNRNFDVNVKGAWNCGKAVLPGMIASGGGAILNIASTHSFTIIPHTFPYPVAKHALLGLTKALALEYAGQGVRVNALAPGYVETQKVVDYWNSFPDPVAARAKTMALHPSGRIASPREIALAAIFMISDECPFMNAACLVVDGGLSQLQHPA from the coding sequence ATGGCTGAACGCCTTTCCGGCAAACGCATCTTCCTCACAGGCGCCGCCCAAGGCATCGGGCTGGCTATTGCCGAGGCCTGCCTTGCCGAAGGGGCAAAGCTGTTCCTCGTCGACCAGGACGGTGCGTTGCTGGACGAGACTGTCGCCGGCCTGGCCGGACCGCAAGGGCGTGTCGGGCATATCGCAGCCGATATCAGCGATGGGGCGGCGATTGCGGCTGCCGTTCGCCATGCAGCCGTTGAGATCGGCCCAATCAACGCTCTGATCAATAATGCGGGGATGAACGTGTTCTCGACACCGCTCGATGCGACTGAGGCCGAGTGGAACCGCAATTTCGACGTCAACGTGAAGGGCGCATGGAACTGCGGCAAGGCTGTCTTGCCGGGCATGATAGCAAGTGGCGGCGGGGCGATCCTCAACATAGCCTCGACGCATAGCTTCACCATCATCCCGCACACCTTCCCCTATCCAGTCGCCAAGCACGCACTGCTCGGCCTGACCAAGGCCTTGGCGCTCGAATACGCAGGCCAGGGCGTGCGGGTTAACGCGCTTGCGCCCGGCTATGTCGAGACGCAGAAGGTCGTCGATTACTGGAACTCGTTCCCCGACCCCGTTGCCGCCCGCGCCAAAACGATGGCGTTGCATCCGAGTGGCCGCATCGCCTCGCCGCGCGAGATCGCTCTTGCCGCGATCTTCATGATTTCCGACGAATGCCCGTTCATGAATGCAGCTTGCCTCGTCGTCGATGGCGGTCTCAGTCAGCTCCAGCACCCCGCCTGA
- a CDS encoding aromatic/alkene monooxygenase hydroxylase subunit beta produces MPATSSSVGSGAAGAAIFADSDSRKYRYFDPKGQRATHYEDMTVDVQPDPERYLIQDWIISFADGKGAYVKQNTAAQSSNWHAFRAPDQEWERTHYQRQSKIETMVQSVINNARKSGAPKTFDKAWVKILQAQLGAWKHAEFGLGTSLMQAQRYGYTQMINNATLTNSSYKLRLAQDITLYLAEIGMDLPGWDDELGKKTWLEDKNWQGTREAVETIMGATDYLEQYFAINIIFEPLVGEVFRSGFLMQIAAANHDFITPAVISAAEADYERNLANTIDLMHLLANDEKHGAANKKLLQGWVKKHGALADKAAIGLQPIWSMPHSKPVAFADVRAKSDERIGQILGELGLKR; encoded by the coding sequence ATGCCTGCAACCTCGAGTTCAGTCGGATCCGGAGCCGCCGGCGCGGCGATCTTTGCCGACTCCGACAGCCGGAAGTACCGGTATTTCGACCCGAAGGGCCAGCGTGCCACTCACTATGAGGACATGACGGTCGACGTGCAGCCAGATCCCGAGCGTTACCTGATCCAGGACTGGATCATTTCCTTCGCCGACGGCAAGGGCGCCTACGTCAAGCAGAACACCGCCGCGCAGAGCTCCAACTGGCATGCCTTCCGCGCCCCCGATCAGGAATGGGAGCGCACGCACTACCAGCGCCAGTCGAAGATCGAGACGATGGTGCAGAGCGTCATCAACAATGCGCGCAAGTCCGGTGCACCGAAGACCTTCGACAAGGCCTGGGTCAAGATCCTTCAGGCCCAGCTCGGCGCCTGGAAGCATGCCGAATTCGGACTTGGCACCTCGCTCATGCAGGCGCAGCGTTACGGCTACACCCAGATGATCAACAACGCGACGCTGACCAACTCGTCTTACAAGCTCAGGCTTGCACAGGACATCACGCTCTACCTTGCCGAGATCGGCATGGACTTGCCCGGCTGGGACGACGAACTCGGCAAGAAGACCTGGCTCGAGGACAAGAACTGGCAAGGCACCCGCGAAGCGGTCGAGACCATCATGGGCGCGACCGACTATCTCGAACAGTATTTCGCCATCAACATCATCTTCGAACCGTTGGTCGGCGAAGTATTCCGCTCCGGCTTCCTGATGCAGATCGCCGCCGCCAACCACGACTTCATCACGCCTGCGGTGATCTCGGCAGCCGAGGCCGACTACGAGCGCAACCTCGCCAACACGATCGACCTCATGCACTTGCTCGCCAACGACGAGAAACACGGCGCGGCAAACAAGAAGCTCTTGCAGGGCTGGGTCAAGAAGCACGGCGCGCTCGCCGACAAGGCAGCCATCGGCCTGCAGCCGATCTGGTCTATGCCGCATTCCAAGCCCGTCGCGTTCGCGGACGTTCGCGCCAAATCCGACGAACGGATTGGCCAGATCCTTGGCGAACTCGGCCTCAAGCGCTGA
- a CDS encoding molecular chaperone GroEL, with protein sequence MPKIMLHNSDARRALARGVFRLAAAVEPTLGPKGMNAMIDRPIGTPMVTRDGVSIASEIELHDRFENMGAQVVREVSMQTNEVAGDGTTTAIVLANALIQGGIEANERGAKSVDLCKGIDLAVAAVVAALKASAKPAKGNGILASVANIAATDTKLGALVAEAHQRVGADGVITTDFSVTTETTLDVVEGMSFDRGYLSHHMVTDQEKMEAVLERPYILMTDLKIKEPEALDAVRRIADEDGRPLLIVSEEMSPEVVVTLLGKQGPGKYLVVHPPEYGHWRKAMMEDLAIITGGKVIARDLGGRLEDITAEDLGTADRVKTSSSYTSIIRGGGDHAAIASRRAQVQRQYEASPPNIDQDKLRERLAKLSGGTAILYAGGVTPVEQKRTIQLIEDSLNAVRAASEEGVVAGGGSALAQIAPLLDKVAADVSGDVAEGVRLVRSVLSRPLWRIAANAGADPEAVVAEVTRINGGYGYNASAGSYQNMFEAGIIDPVRVTYTALANAASVATLILTTETLIGHLAEDEDPTAGPARGGGSEKLGRA encoded by the coding sequence ATGCCCAAAATTATGCTTCACAATTCCGACGCGCGTCGTGCACTTGCCCGCGGCGTCTTTCGCTTGGCCGCTGCCGTCGAGCCCACGCTCGGCCCCAAAGGCATGAACGCCATGATCGACCGGCCGATCGGCACACCGATGGTGACCCGCGACGGCGTCAGCATTGCCTCCGAGATCGAGCTGCACGACCGTTTCGAAAATATGGGCGCGCAAGTGGTCCGCGAAGTGTCGATGCAGACCAACGAGGTCGCCGGTGACGGGACCACGACAGCCATCGTGCTCGCCAACGCGCTCATCCAGGGCGGCATCGAAGCGAATGAGCGCGGCGCCAAATCCGTCGATCTGTGCAAGGGCATCGATCTTGCCGTGGCAGCCGTGGTGGCCGCCCTCAAGGCTTCGGCGAAGCCCGCCAAAGGCAACGGCATCCTGGCTTCGGTCGCCAATATTGCTGCGACCGACACGAAGCTTGGCGCCCTGGTGGCGGAAGCCCATCAGCGCGTAGGAGCCGACGGTGTCATCACCACGGACTTCAGCGTCACCACCGAGACCACGCTCGATGTGGTCGAGGGCATGTCCTTCGACCGCGGCTATCTCTCGCACCACATGGTGACCGACCAGGAGAAGATGGAGGCGGTTCTCGAACGGCCCTACATCCTGATGACCGATCTCAAGATCAAGGAGCCTGAAGCGCTGGATGCGGTTCGCCGTATTGCCGACGAGGATGGTCGACCGCTGCTGATTGTGTCCGAGGAAATGTCGCCGGAAGTTGTGGTGACACTGCTCGGCAAGCAGGGGCCTGGAAAATACCTCGTCGTCCATCCGCCGGAATACGGCCATTGGCGCAAGGCGATGATGGAGGATCTGGCGATCATCACCGGCGGCAAGGTGATTGCTCGCGACCTCGGCGGCCGGCTGGAAGACATCACCGCCGAAGACCTTGGCACCGCCGACCGGGTGAAAACCAGTTCGTCCTACACCTCGATCATACGCGGCGGCGGCGACCATGCCGCAATCGCGTCGCGTCGCGCCCAGGTGCAGCGACAGTATGAAGCCTCGCCGCCGAACATCGACCAGGACAAGCTGCGCGAACGCCTGGCCAAGCTCTCCGGCGGCACCGCGATCCTTTATGCTGGCGGTGTCACGCCGGTTGAGCAGAAGCGAACCATCCAGCTTATCGAGGACTCGCTGAATGCGGTGCGCGCCGCATCCGAAGAGGGCGTGGTCGCCGGCGGTGGCTCCGCGCTTGCCCAGATCGCGCCGCTGCTCGACAAGGTGGCGGCCGATGTCAGCGGCGATGTCGCCGAAGGCGTGCGCCTGGTTCGTTCGGTGCTGTCGCGGCCGCTCTGGCGCATCGCCGCTAATGCCGGCGCCGATCCCGAGGCAGTCGTGGCGGAAGTCACGCGCATCAATGGCGGTTACGGTTACAACGCATCCGCCGGCAGCTACCAGAACATGTTCGAGGCAGGGATCATCGATCCCGTCCGCGTCACCTATACCGCGCTGGCTAATGCAGCTTCCGTGGCGACGCTGATCCTGACCACCGAAACGCTGATTGGCCATCTCGCCGAGGACGAGGATCCGACGGCCGGACCGGCTCGTGGCGGCGGCTCCGAAAAGCTCGGCCGCGCCTGA